A window from Nitrospira sp. ND1 encodes these proteins:
- a CDS encoding peptidylprolyl isomerase — MAADAAPAGSESVSASNARAVIKTKFGDIEIKFLPDVAPKHVENFIKLAKSGFYNGTIFHRAIPGFMIQGGDPNTKDSLKKGAYGQGGPGHNVKAEFSDLPHKRGVVSMARAQDPDSAGSQFFVVVEESRFLDRKYTIFGEVVKGIGVADKIVALPRVMCQTGAPSPADKGPCDNPIDRVEMTVTIIE, encoded by the coding sequence CTGGCCGCCGATGCCGCTCCGGCCGGAAGCGAATCTGTCAGTGCGAGTAACGCGCGTGCGGTCATCAAGACGAAGTTCGGCGATATCGAGATCAAGTTTCTTCCGGACGTCGCCCCGAAGCATGTCGAGAATTTCATCAAGTTGGCCAAGTCGGGGTTCTATAACGGTACGATTTTCCACCGGGCGATCCCGGGATTCATGATCCAGGGAGGCGATCCCAACACAAAGGATTCGCTGAAGAAGGGGGCGTATGGCCAGGGCGGCCCGGGGCACAATGTCAAAGCCGAGTTTAGCGATCTCCCTCACAAGCGTGGCGTGGTATCCATGGCGCGGGCGCAGGATCCGGACAGCGCAGGATCCCAGTTTTTTGTCGTCGTCGAGGAGTCCCGGTTCTTAGATCGTAAATATACGATCTTCGGCGAGGTCGTCAAAGGCATCGGGGTGGCGGACAAGATCGTGGCGCTGCCGCGAGTCATGTGCCAGACCGGCGCACCGAGTCCTGCGGATAAGGGGCCATGCGACAACCCGATCGATCGGGTTGAAATGACTGTGACGATTATTGAGTAG